In a single window of the Pseudogemmatithrix spongiicola genome:
- a CDS encoding GGDEF domain-containing protein yields the protein MAWILILAVAVVGAWLWLQRRPRLPRIVSPEYGALAAGGARPMARSSGERSAEAQTLLEAFRSDEMQIPEDVDRDDRAMLVRILQLLAEYTEAREAVLWEPHETPDGRLVAAAWSLGSEPPALTEQERLFVELATSEQRLAYNPSGPYVRMMALGLPVHLSHGAVSVHFADAPTLGTAEIEQRLRRMAVEVSARYELLRARANLSVRTKRLRRMIRTAITLQGTRDPNGQEEIVVRDACLVTGAHWGALVRGTRDDSTLALVRHSDGTPVSLTSGLTAQQGSLVGDVFHAGRPRLIADTRPLLEGDEMLFDATPLPSGTRSLIVVPIRRSEEDPCIGVLVLGRTSRAPFNAADSGAAQDLSTIAAGALETAWAWQDATLSAKTDQLTGLPNRRAFEEEFERMIAETDRYGNTSALVIVDVDFFKKVNDNYGHDAGDQVLKAVGATLLAMKRTTDKVARLGGEELAILLPQTDRQGALEAAERCRKAIEALAVRTGVGTIRVTASFGVAMYAQRSQGAGSLFDRADQALYAAKHGGRNRVEVAPD from the coding sequence ATGGCGTGGATCCTCATCCTCGCGGTGGCGGTGGTGGGGGCATGGCTGTGGCTGCAGCGTCGGCCGCGGTTGCCGCGCATCGTGAGCCCCGAGTACGGGGCGCTGGCCGCCGGCGGTGCGCGGCCAATGGCCCGCAGCAGCGGCGAGCGGAGTGCGGAGGCGCAGACGCTGCTCGAGGCGTTCCGCTCCGACGAGATGCAGATCCCGGAGGACGTGGACCGCGACGATCGGGCGATGCTGGTGCGCATCCTCCAGTTGCTCGCGGAATACACGGAAGCGCGCGAGGCAGTGCTTTGGGAGCCGCACGAGACGCCGGACGGACGGCTCGTCGCCGCGGCGTGGTCGCTGGGCTCGGAGCCGCCGGCGCTCACCGAGCAGGAGCGGTTGTTCGTCGAGCTGGCGACGAGCGAACAACGGCTCGCGTACAACCCGTCGGGCCCGTACGTGCGCATGATGGCGTTGGGGCTGCCCGTGCACCTCAGCCATGGCGCGGTGTCGGTGCATTTTGCCGACGCGCCGACGCTGGGCACGGCGGAGATCGAGCAGCGCCTGCGCCGCATGGCCGTCGAGGTGTCGGCGCGCTATGAGCTGCTGCGGGCGCGGGCGAACCTGTCGGTGCGGACCAAGCGCCTGCGCCGCATGATCCGCACGGCCATCACCTTGCAGGGCACGCGCGACCCCAACGGCCAAGAGGAGATCGTCGTGCGCGATGCCTGTCTGGTGACCGGTGCCCACTGGGGCGCGCTGGTGCGCGGGACGCGGGATGACAGCACGCTGGCGCTCGTCCGGCACAGTGACGGCACGCCTGTGTCGCTCACGTCTGGGCTGACGGCGCAACAGGGATCGCTGGTCGGCGACGTGTTCCATGCGGGCAGACCGCGGCTGATCGCGGACACGCGGCCGCTGCTCGAGGGCGACGAGATGCTGTTCGATGCGACGCCCCTGCCCAGCGGGACGCGTTCGCTGATCGTCGTGCCCATCCGCCGCTCCGAGGAGGACCCGTGCATCGGTGTGCTCGTACTCGGGCGCACCTCGCGCGCGCCGTTCAACGCCGCGGACAGCGGAGCGGCGCAGGATCTCTCGACCATCGCGGCCGGTGCGCTCGAGACGGCATGGGCATGGCAGGACGCCACGCTCAGCGCGAAGACCGACCAGCTCACGGGCCTGCCGAACCGACGCGCGTTCGAAGAGGAGTTCGAGCGCATGATTGCCGAGACGGACCGCTACGGCAACACTTCGGCGCTGGTCATCGTCGACGTTGACTTCTTCAAGAAGGTGAACGACAACTACGGCCACGACGCGGGCGACCAGGTGCTGAAGGCCGTGGGCGCGACGCTGCTGGCGATGAAGCGCACGACGGACAAGGTCGCGCGCCTCGGCGGCGAAGAGTTGGCGATCCTGCTGCCGCAGACCGACCGCCAAGGTGCCTTGGAGGCGGCGGAGCGTTGCCGGAAGGCCATCGAAGCGCTTGCCGTACGGACGGGCGTCGGCACCATCCGCGTCACCGCGAGCTTCGGCGTGGCGATGTACGCGCAGCGCTCGCAGGGAGCGGGGTCGCTGTTCGACCGGGCGGACCAGGCGCTGTACGCGGCCAAGCACGGCGGCCGCAACCGGGTCGAGGTCGCGCCGGACTGA
- the larB gene encoding nickel pincer cofactor biosynthesis protein LarB, translated as MRRDRVQALLEDVATGRLPVDAALAQLDDAPVDELGFATVDTHRALRQGFPEVVFGQGKLPEQTVAIGERLAAHGDGFLVTRADAATQAALLARWPTIELNAVARTAWLPGAQAVTRVGKPAAVVTAGTSDLPVAEEAAETLRAFGHGVLRVTDVGVAGIHRILAKRETLHGAGVVIVVAGMDGALPSVVGGLVRVPVIAVPTSVGYGAAFAGLAPLLTMLNSCAAGVTVCNIDNGFGAAVAASRILAD; from the coding sequence GTGAGGCGCGATCGCGTGCAGGCGTTGTTGGAGGACGTGGCGACAGGGCGGCTTCCGGTGGACGCCGCCCTCGCGCAACTGGATGACGCGCCGGTGGACGAGCTCGGATTCGCGACGGTCGATACGCACCGCGCGCTGCGCCAAGGGTTTCCCGAGGTCGTGTTCGGGCAGGGGAAGCTGCCGGAGCAGACGGTGGCGATCGGCGAGCGCCTGGCGGCACACGGGGACGGCTTCCTGGTGACGCGTGCAGACGCGGCGACGCAGGCCGCACTGCTGGCGCGTTGGCCGACGATCGAGTTGAACGCCGTGGCGCGCACGGCATGGTTGCCGGGCGCACAGGCGGTGACGCGCGTTGGCAAGCCGGCAGCCGTGGTCACGGCGGGTACCAGCGACCTGCCCGTCGCCGAAGAGGCCGCGGAGACACTGCGTGCGTTCGGTCACGGGGTGCTTCGCGTGACGGATGTGGGCGTCGCGGGCATCCATCGCATCCTCGCGAAGCGCGAGACGCTCCACGGCGCGGGCGTGGTGATCGTGGTCGCTGGGATGGACGGCGCGTTGCCGTCGGTGGTCGGCGGGCTAGTGCGGGTGCCGGTGATCGCGGTGCCGACCAGCGTCGGCTACGGTGCGGCGTTTGCGGGCCTCGCGCCGCTGTTGACGATGCTCAACTCCTGCGCCGCCGGTGTGACGGTCTGCAACATCGACAACGGCTTCGGGGCCGCGGTCGCGGCCTCGCGCATCCTCGCGGACTGA
- the dusB gene encoding tRNA dihydrouridine synthase DusB yields MRFPYPTGPSAVPVFLAPMAGVSESPFRRLCRAWGADVVVTEFLSAEGIRRENEATLNKLRFTPDEHPIGVQIFGAEPDAMREAAAAVTDVFQPDYIDINFGCPVKKVVKRNGGSGCLRDLDLVQSVIRAVISGTHLPVTCKIRSGWSEEMRDPVKIALKCQEAGVRAIALHPRTRTQMYTGHARWEEIAMVKEAVEIPVIGNGDIKTAEDALRMHRETGCDAVMIARGSFGQPWIFKQARALLDGLPMPATPAVEERFAIALDHARMVQAYEADPIGAAIEFRKHLGWYVKGLPNSADLRKKLHAVNDFAEVEGIFAEYLASPWMREAEAA; encoded by the coding sequence ATGCGCTTCCCGTACCCCACCGGCCCGTCGGCCGTCCCCGTGTTCCTCGCGCCCATGGCAGGCGTGTCGGAGTCGCCTTTCCGGCGTCTCTGCCGCGCCTGGGGCGCCGACGTGGTGGTCACGGAGTTCCTCTCGGCGGAGGGCATCCGTCGGGAGAACGAGGCGACGCTCAACAAGCTGCGCTTCACGCCGGATGAACATCCGATCGGCGTGCAGATCTTCGGCGCCGAGCCCGATGCGATGCGCGAAGCGGCCGCGGCGGTGACCGATGTGTTCCAGCCGGACTACATCGACATCAACTTCGGCTGCCCGGTGAAGAAGGTCGTGAAGCGCAACGGCGGCTCCGGTTGCCTGCGCGACCTCGACCTCGTGCAGAGCGTCATCCGCGCCGTCATCAGCGGCACGCACCTGCCGGTGACCTGCAAGATCCGCAGCGGGTGGAGCGAGGAGATGCGCGATCCGGTGAAGATCGCCCTCAAGTGCCAGGAGGCCGGCGTACGGGCCATCGCCCTGCATCCGCGCACGCGCACGCAGATGTACACGGGCCACGCGCGTTGGGAAGAGATCGCCATGGTGAAGGAAGCCGTGGAGATCCCGGTCATCGGCAATGGCGACATCAAGACGGCGGAGGACGCGCTGCGGATGCACCGCGAGACGGGCTGCGACGCCGTGATGATCGCGCGTGGTTCGTTCGGCCAGCCGTGGATCTTCAAGCAGGCGCGTGCATTGCTCGACGGGCTGCCCATGCCGGCGACCCCCGCCGTCGAGGAGCGCTTCGCCATCGCGCTCGACCATGCCCGCATGGTGCAGGCCTACGAGGCTGATCCGATCGGCGCGGCCATCGAGTTCCGCAAGCACCTTGGCTGGTACGTGAAGGGGCTGCCGAACTCGGCGGACCTCCGCAAGAAGTTGCACGCGGTGAATGACTTCGCCGAAGTCGAGGGGATCTTCGCCGAGTATCTCGCGAGCCCGTGGATGCGCGAGGCGGAGGCGGCGTGA
- a CDS encoding PTS sugar transporter subunit IIA, with product MELREFFSEDAIQLELAGTTKDDILKELIGLLRLPEKDEATLFKMLKRRENLGSTGMGRGIAIPHCRSMVVSKLRVAFGRKKAGVDFKALDDKPVHFFFLIVAPPLEVSNQYLPVLGKIAQFSKEGDVPEKLMSLSDPKQFMELLAAKGV from the coding sequence ATGGAACTCCGGGAATTCTTCTCTGAAGACGCCATCCAGCTCGAACTGGCCGGCACCACGAAGGACGACATTCTCAAGGAGCTCATCGGGCTCCTCCGCCTCCCGGAAAAGGACGAGGCGACGCTCTTCAAGATGCTCAAGCGCCGCGAGAATCTCGGGTCCACCGGGATGGGCCGCGGCATCGCGATCCCCCACTGCCGCTCGATGGTCGTGAGCAAGCTCCGCGTGGCCTTCGGCCGCAAGAAGGCCGGCGTGGACTTCAAGGCCCTCGACGACAAGCCGGTGCACTTCTTCTTCCTGATCGTCGCGCCGCCGCTCGAGGTCTCCAACCAGTACCTCCCGGTGCTCGGCAAGATCGCCCAGTTCTCCAAGGAGGGCGACGTGCCGGAGAAGCTGATGTCGCTCAGCGATCCCAAGCAGTTCATGGAGCTGCTCGCCGCCAAGGGCGTGTAA
- a CDS encoding helicase HerA-like domain-containing protein gives MPTPLIIAKNATDELALLPALANRHGCITGATGTGKTISLQVLAEQFSRIGVPVFLADVKGDLGGIAQSGALSAKLQERLDKLGLPAPTFGPCPVTFWDVFGKSGHPVRATISDMGPLLLARLLNLNDTQEGVLTIAFQVADDNGLLLLDLKDLRSMLQFIGDNAAQIKTQYGNVSAASIGAIQRGLLQLEQQGAEAFFGEPMLNIDDLMQTVDGKGVVNILAADTLMQNPRLYACSLLWLLSELFENLPEVGDLEKPKLVFFFDEAHLLFADAPTALVEKVELVVRLIRSKGVGVYFVTQNPMDIPEKVLGQLGNRIQHALRAFTPRDQKAVRATAETMRPNPALDIEQAILELSVGEALVSLLDGKGTPGITERAWMFAPGSRIGPLTAEERAAIVAQSVVAGVYEKHLDRESAFEMLKARAETAQPAPGGRDAGAAAQSPGSAKTAGGSGAGAAGVAGALGGLLFGTVGPRGGKRDGLVDIMAKSAARSTGTAISRSIVRGVLGSLLGGGKRR, from the coding sequence ATGCCCACCCCGCTGATCATCGCGAAGAACGCGACTGACGAGCTCGCCCTCCTCCCCGCCCTCGCCAATCGCCACGGCTGCATCACCGGCGCCACGGGCACGGGCAAGACCATCTCGCTGCAAGTCCTCGCCGAGCAGTTCTCGCGCATCGGCGTCCCTGTCTTCCTCGCGGATGTGAAGGGCGACCTCGGCGGCATCGCGCAGTCCGGCGCACTGTCGGCCAAGCTCCAGGAGCGCCTCGACAAGCTCGGGCTGCCCGCGCCGACCTTCGGCCCCTGCCCCGTCACCTTCTGGGACGTCTTCGGCAAGAGCGGTCACCCCGTGCGCGCGACGATCTCTGACATGGGCCCGCTGCTGCTCGCGCGCCTGCTGAATCTCAACGACACGCAGGAAGGCGTGCTCACCATCGCCTTCCAGGTCGCCGATGACAACGGTCTGCTGTTGCTCGACCTCAAGGACCTGCGGTCCATGCTGCAGTTCATCGGCGACAACGCGGCGCAGATCAAGACGCAGTACGGCAACGTGTCGGCCGCGAGCATCGGCGCGATCCAGCGCGGATTGCTGCAGCTCGAGCAGCAAGGCGCCGAGGCCTTCTTCGGCGAGCCGATGCTCAACATCGACGACCTCATGCAGACGGTCGACGGCAAGGGCGTCGTGAACATCCTCGCCGCCGACACGTTGATGCAGAACCCACGGCTCTACGCCTGCTCCCTGCTGTGGCTGCTCAGCGAACTCTTCGAGAACCTCCCCGAAGTCGGCGACCTCGAGAAGCCGAAGCTCGTGTTCTTCTTCGACGAAGCCCACCTGCTCTTCGCCGATGCCCCCACGGCGCTGGTCGAGAAGGTCGAATTGGTCGTGCGCCTCATCCGCTCGAAGGGCGTCGGCGTGTACTTCGTCACGCAGAACCCGATGGACATCCCCGAGAAGGTGCTCGGGCAGCTCGGCAACCGCATCCAGCACGCGCTGCGCGCCTTCACGCCGCGCGACCAGAAGGCCGTGCGGGCGACCGCCGAGACGATGCGTCCGAACCCCGCCCTCGACATCGAGCAGGCGATTCTCGAGCTCTCGGTCGGCGAGGCGCTCGTCTCATTGCTCGACGGCAAGGGCACGCCCGGCATTACCGAACGCGCGTGGATGTTTGCGCCGGGCAGTCGCATCGGTCCGCTCACGGCCGAGGAACGCGCGGCAATCGTGGCACAGAGCGTCGTCGCCGGCGTGTACGAGAAGCACTTGGACCGCGAGTCGGCTTTCGAGATGCTCAAGGCCCGCGCCGAGACCGCGCAGCCTGCTCCGGGCGGCCGAGATGCCGGTGCGGCAGCCCAATCCCCGGGTAGCGCCAAGACCGCGGGCGGCTCGGGCGCTGGCGCAGCGGGAGTCGCGGGAGCGCTGGGCGGTCTGCTCTTCGGCACGGTTGGTCCCCGCGGCGGCAAGCGTGATGGCTTGGTCGACATCATGGCCAAGAGCGCGGCGCGTTCAACGGGAACGGCCATCTCGCGCAGCATCGTGCGCGGCGTGCTCGGCAGCCTCTTGGGCGGCGGAAAGCGCCGTTAG
- a CDS encoding MATE family efflux transporter — protein MKLAALRPTKSELVEMAKLALPIVLVNVGMQGQGLVDAIMLGRVSSVDLAAGGLGNFYFFGVAIIGIGILMALDPVIAQGVGAKDEAQIARGVQRGVLMTVIVAVAVSLLFLLARPVLSLLRQPPEVVPLAAAYVLWSIPGMLPFFAFNMLRQTLQAFHRVGPVVWGVVVGNVVNAFLNWVLIYGNLGFEARGVVGSSIATSISRWVMALVVLVGAWPTLRPYLTRWYPESTLPAPLLRMFRLGLPVGLQFLAEAGAFGLTTVMTGWMGTTVLAGHEIALSLASMTFMVPMGVAAAAAVMVGHAIGRGDVAASRRDAVAALVVGVGFMALCAIAFALVPESLAGLYSRDAATFALAATLIPVAAVFQVFDGTQVISASILRGAGDTRVPAILHGLSFWAVGIPLGALIAFRFDQGAIGLWWGLTAGLAAAAVLQLRRVRVKLGREVERLVLEH, from the coding sequence ATGAAACTGGCCGCCCTGCGCCCCACGAAGTCGGAGCTGGTCGAGATGGCCAAGCTGGCCCTCCCGATCGTGCTCGTGAACGTCGGTATGCAGGGGCAGGGCCTCGTGGACGCGATCATGCTCGGGCGCGTATCGTCGGTGGACCTCGCGGCGGGCGGGCTCGGCAACTTCTACTTCTTCGGCGTCGCCATCATCGGGATCGGCATCCTGATGGCGCTGGACCCCGTGATCGCCCAAGGCGTCGGGGCCAAGGACGAGGCGCAGATCGCGCGCGGCGTGCAGCGCGGCGTGCTCATGACGGTCATCGTCGCGGTCGCCGTGTCACTGCTATTCCTGCTGGCGCGGCCGGTGCTGTCGCTGCTGCGGCAGCCGCCGGAAGTGGTGCCGCTCGCAGCCGCCTATGTGCTGTGGAGCATCCCGGGCATGCTGCCGTTCTTTGCGTTCAACATGCTGCGGCAGACGCTCCAGGCATTCCATCGCGTGGGCCCGGTGGTGTGGGGCGTGGTCGTCGGCAACGTCGTGAACGCCTTCCTCAACTGGGTGCTGATCTACGGCAACCTTGGCTTCGAAGCGCGGGGCGTGGTGGGGTCGTCGATCGCGACGAGCATCTCGCGCTGGGTGATGGCACTCGTGGTCTTGGTGGGCGCGTGGCCGACCTTGCGTCCCTATCTGACGCGCTGGTACCCCGAGAGCACGCTGCCGGCGCCGCTGCTGCGCATGTTCCGGTTGGGCCTTCCCGTCGGGCTGCAGTTCCTCGCCGAGGCGGGCGCGTTCGGGTTGACCACGGTGATGACCGGCTGGATGGGCACGACGGTGCTGGCGGGGCACGAGATCGCGCTGAGCCTGGCCTCGATGACGTTCATGGTGCCCATGGGCGTTGCCGCGGCAGCGGCGGTGATGGTCGGGCATGCGATCGGCCGCGGGGACGTTGCCGCGTCGCGCCGCGACGCCGTGGCTGCGCTGGTCGTGGGCGTGGGCTTCATGGCCCTCTGCGCGATCGCCTTCGCCCTCGTGCCGGAGTCGCTCGCCGGTCTCTACTCGCGCGACGCTGCCACGTTCGCGCTGGCGGCGACGCTCATCCCGGTGGCCGCGGTGTTCCAGGTGTTCGACGGCACGCAGGTGATCAGTGCGAGTATCCTGCGCGGCGCGGGTGATACGCGGGTGCCGGCCATCCTGCACGGACTGAGCTTCTGGGCCGTCGGCATTCCGCTCGGCGCGCTCATCGCCTTCCGCTTCGACCAAGGCGCGATCGGCCTGTGGTGGGGACTCACCGCGGGCCTCGCGGCGGCCGCGGTGCTGCAGCTACGGCGCGTGCGCGTGAAGCTGGGCCGTGAGGTCGAACGCCTCGTGCTGGAGCACTAA
- the guaA gene encoding glutamine-hydrolyzing GMP synthase encodes MHDGSRILILDCGSQFTQLIARRVREARVYSEIHPPTRSLAWIKEWKPTAIILSGGPSSVTDEGAPSFDPAILDVAPVLGVCYGMQWIAHVSGGEVKGGGHREYGRAEIQVKENRGLFAGFDAGERSIVWMSHGDHVEVVPKGYVLTASSDGNPVVAFRHESKPIHAVQFHAEVAHSVRGADIIQNFLFDIAGAKPDWTPGHFIEQEVAKIRELVGDAQVICGLSGGVDSSVAAALVHKAIGDQLTCIFVDTGLLRLHEREQVERTMGQHLGIKLVTVRAEDRFLTALKGLDEPEAKRKAIGHTFIDVFEDASAKEGKDAKFLVQGTLYPDVIESVSAKGGPSATIKTHHNVGGLKPDMKFQLIEPLRELFKDEVRNVGRELGLPEEMVGRHPFPGPGLAIRVLGAVDPVNVETLRRADAIYLEEIRAAGLYNEIWQAFAVFLPVRSVGVMGDGRTYEHVIALRAVTSTDGMTADWYAFPHEVLARISNRVIREVKGINRVVYDISSKPPATIEWE; translated from the coding sequence ATGCATGACGGTTCGCGGATCCTGATTCTCGACTGCGGCTCGCAGTTCACGCAGCTCATCGCCCGGCGCGTGCGCGAGGCGCGCGTGTACTCGGAGATCCACCCGCCGACGCGCTCGCTGGCGTGGATCAAGGAGTGGAAGCCGACAGCGATCATCCTCTCGGGCGGCCCGAGCTCCGTGACGGACGAGGGGGCGCCGAGCTTCGACCCGGCCATTCTCGATGTCGCCCCGGTGCTTGGGGTGTGCTACGGCATGCAGTGGATCGCCCACGTGAGCGGTGGCGAAGTGAAGGGCGGGGGACACCGCGAGTACGGTCGGGCCGAGATCCAGGTGAAGGAGAACCGCGGGCTATTCGCCGGTTTCGACGCGGGCGAACGCAGCATCGTATGGATGAGCCACGGCGACCACGTGGAAGTGGTGCCGAAGGGCTACGTGCTCACGGCCTCGAGCGACGGCAACCCGGTCGTGGCGTTCCGCCACGAGTCGAAACCGATCCACGCAGTGCAGTTCCACGCCGAGGTGGCGCATTCGGTGCGCGGTGCGGACATCATCCAAAACTTCCTGTTCGACATCGCCGGCGCGAAGCCCGATTGGACGCCCGGCCATTTCATCGAGCAGGAAGTCGCGAAGATCCGCGAGCTGGTCGGTGATGCGCAAGTGATCTGCGGGCTGTCGGGCGGCGTGGATTCGTCTGTGGCGGCTGCGTTGGTGCACAAGGCCATCGGCGACCAGCTCACCTGCATCTTCGTGGACACGGGATTGCTGCGCCTGCACGAGCGCGAGCAGGTGGAGCGCACGATGGGCCAGCACTTAGGCATCAAGCTGGTGACGGTGCGTGCGGAGGATCGCTTTCTGACGGCGCTCAAGGGCCTCGACGAGCCCGAAGCGAAGCGGAAGGCGATCGGCCATACGTTCATCGACGTGTTCGAGGACGCCTCGGCCAAGGAAGGCAAGGATGCGAAGTTCCTTGTGCAAGGCACGCTGTATCCCGACGTGATTGAGAGCGTGAGCGCCAAGGGCGGCCCGAGCGCGACGATCAAGACGCACCACAACGTGGGCGGCCTCAAGCCGGACATGAAGTTCCAGCTCATCGAACCGCTGCGCGAGCTGTTCAAGGACGAGGTGCGCAACGTGGGCCGCGAGTTGGGGCTGCCCGAGGAGATGGTCGGGCGGCATCCGTTCCCGGGCCCCGGCCTGGCCATCCGCGTGCTCGGCGCGGTGGATCCGGTGAACGTGGAGACGCTGCGGCGTGCCGACGCGATCTACCTCGAGGAGATCCGCGCGGCGGGGCTGTACAACGAGATCTGGCAGGCCTTCGCCGTGTTCCTTCCGGTGCGCAGCGTCGGGGTGATGGGCGATGGCCGCACCTACGAACACGTGATTGCGCTGCGCGCGGTGACGAGCACGGACGGCATGACGGCGGATTGGTACGCCTTCCCGCATGAGGTGCTGGCGCGGATCTCGAACCGCGTCATCCGCGAGGTGAAGGGCATCAACCGCGTGGTGTACGACATCTCGTCCAAGCCGCCGGCCACTATCGAGTGGGAGTAG
- a CDS encoding metallophosphoesterase encodes MRIGLMADTHDRVPAIDALLREMLARDVHFVLHAGDFCSPFSLKPFQDHGVALAGVFGRNDGDPEGLRAMAAQAMGQELFESPHAMTLSDQKILVVHDIGDVVERSVLAHALVVHGHTHLQEMKTRNNTLIVNPGEACGWLYGSPSAAILDLASKHVEFIKLDGPEWKT; translated from the coding sequence ATGCGAATCGGCTTGATGGCGGACACGCACGACCGCGTGCCGGCGATCGATGCGCTGCTGCGCGAGATGCTGGCCCGGGATGTGCACTTCGTGCTGCATGCCGGCGATTTCTGTTCGCCGTTCTCCCTGAAGCCGTTCCAGGACCACGGCGTGGCGCTGGCCGGCGTGTTCGGCCGCAACGACGGCGATCCCGAGGGGCTGCGGGCGATGGCGGCGCAGGCGATGGGGCAGGAACTCTTCGAGTCGCCGCACGCGATGACGCTGTCGGACCAGAAGATCCTTGTGGTCCACGACATCGGGGACGTAGTGGAGCGCTCGGTGCTGGCGCATGCGCTCGTGGTGCACGGCCACACGCACCTGCAAGAGATGAAGACGCGCAACAACACCTTGATCGTGAACCCCGGCGAGGCCTGCGGCTGGCTGTACGGTTCGCCGTCGGCGGCGATCCTCGACCTCGCCTCGAAGCACGTCGAGTTCATCAAGCTGGATGGCCCGGAGTGGAAGACCTGA
- the lysA gene encoding diaminopimelate decarboxylase produces the protein MGQGVLMAQGFGRRDGELYAADVPLRLLAEAVGTPAYVYCAETMRERVRRLDDALAGIPHRVHYAAKANSSGGVLRTLRDAGVGVDVVSGGELFKAIRAGFRPQTDIVFGGVGKTLREIGEAIAVGVKLLNVESEAELHLASEMAVELKTTAAVGIRVNPDVEVETAHEYIATGDKEHKFGVPLDDAERVARVAMALPGLALQGLHMHVGSQLYSYAAYREGAEKLVALAKTLRAAGAPIRYLDLGGGLPVPYAPNEGEPDLAAYGAVMREAVAALGDVELLVEHGRYLVAASAVLVTEVLYRKHNGGVDFVVCDAGMTELIRPSHYDAYHHVEPVGAVTGQVTADVVGPVCESGDFLAVARTLPDVQPGDLLAIHTVGAYGSAMASRYNARGFAAEVLVDGNRWAVVTQPEDYTDLVRQDVESPQWQET, from the coding sequence GTGGGCCAAGGCGTACTGATGGCGCAGGGTTTTGGCCGCCGCGACGGTGAGCTGTACGCGGCTGACGTGCCGCTGCGGCTGCTCGCCGAGGCGGTGGGCACGCCGGCGTACGTCTATTGCGCGGAGACAATGCGCGAGCGTGTGCGGCGTCTCGACGACGCGCTGGCGGGCATTCCGCACCGCGTGCACTACGCCGCCAAGGCCAACTCCAGCGGCGGCGTGCTGCGCACGCTCCGCGACGCGGGCGTCGGCGTGGACGTGGTGAGTGGCGGTGAGCTCTTCAAGGCGATTCGCGCGGGATTCCGGCCGCAGACGGACATCGTCTTCGGCGGCGTGGGCAAGACGCTGCGCGAGATCGGCGAGGCGATCGCCGTCGGCGTGAAGCTGCTCAACGTCGAGAGCGAAGCCGAGCTGCATCTCGCCTCGGAGATGGCGGTGGAGCTCAAGACGACCGCCGCCGTCGGCATCCGCGTGAACCCGGATGTCGAGGTCGAGACCGCGCACGAGTACATCGCGACGGGCGACAAGGAGCACAAGTTCGGCGTCCCGCTGGACGACGCGGAACGCGTGGCGCGCGTGGCGATGGCGCTGCCGGGCCTCGCGCTGCAGGGGCTGCACATGCACGTCGGCTCGCAGCTGTACTCCTACGCCGCGTATCGCGAGGGGGCGGAGAAGCTCGTGGCGCTCGCCAAGACGCTGCGAGCGGCGGGAGCGCCGATCCGGTACCTCGACCTCGGGGGCGGACTGCCCGTGCCCTACGCACCGAACGAGGGGGAGCCCGACCTCGCCGCCTATGGAGCCGTGATGCGCGAGGCGGTCGCGGCGCTGGGGGACGTGGAGTTGCTCGTCGAGCACGGCCGGTACCTCGTGGCGGCCTCGGCGGTGCTCGTCACCGAGGTGCTGTACCGCAAGCACAACGGCGGCGTGGATTTCGTGGTGTGTGATGCGGGCATGACGGAGCTGATCCGTCCATCGCACTACGACGCGTATCACCACGTGGAGCCGGTCGGCGCGGTGACGGGGCAGGTGACCGCGGACGTGGTGGGACCGGTGTGCGAGAGCGGGGACTTCCTCGCGGTGGCGCGGACGCTGCCGGATGTGCAGCCCGGCGACCTGCTCGCCATCCACACCGTGGGCGCGTATGGTTCGGCCATGGCCTCGCGCTACAACGCGCGGGGCTTCGCGGCCGAGGTACTGGTCGATGGGAATCGCTGGGCCGTCGTGACGCAGCCAGAGGACTACACGGACCTCGTGCGGCAGGACGTGGAATCCCCCCAATGGCAGGAGACCTGA